Genomic window (Leisingera methylohalidivorans DSM 14336):
TGCGCCGCGGCCACCGGATGGCTGCCGGTTGCCAGCGCCGCGGCCCCCGCCCCGGCAATCGCCTTGGCGCTGCCTGCGTCCCAGATGTTATACAGCACCAGCGGGTTGCCCGGCTGATGCAGCGCCGCAAATGCCGCCGCGCGTTCGGAATATGTCATGCAGAAATCCTCTGTTTGTAACTTGTCTCAATCTCGATCAGCCGCTGCTTGCGCCACAGCCCGCCGCCATAACCGGTCAGCGATCCATCCGCCGACAGCACCCGGTGGCAGGGCACCGCCAGCGCCAGCTGATTGCGGCCATTGGCCCGCGCCACCGCCCGCGCCGCCGAGACCCGGCCCAGCTCCCGCGCAATCTGCGAATAACTGCGGGTCTCGCCTGCCGGGATGGTCACCAGATAGCGCCAGACTTCGCGCTCAAACGCAGTGCCGTGCAGCGCCAGCGGTGTTTCGAACGCAGCCCCCTCACCGGCAAAGTACCGGCGCAGCTCCTCGGCGATCTGCTCCGTCGGCGCCGGGCGGCCGAAACCCAGGCCGCCGGGCTGCGCCTTTTGCAGCTTGGCCACCTCGCGCGGCAGCGCCTTGCGGTCGGCAAATTCCAGCAGATGCAGCTGGTGGCGGCAGCTGATCGCAATCATTGCGCCCAGCGGCGTGTCGATCCAGTCGGCCAAGAGCAGCGCATCCTTGCGGAACGCCCCCGGCGCAATCCCCACCAGCTTGGCAAAGGCCGCGCGAAAGGCGCTGGCGCTTTCAAACCCGGCATCGATCTGCGCCGCAATCACCGGCTCACCGGCCTTCAGCGCGGTGAAGCCCTCGCGCAGGCGGCGCTGGCGGGCCATTTCCAGAAAGGTCATGCCGAAATGACGCTTGAAGGCCCGCCGCACAGTGGACGCATCCAGCCCCATCCGCACCAGATCGCCCTCGCCCCAGCGGTACGCCGGACGTTGCTCCAGCTTGGCCAGCAGGCCCTGCACCACCGGATCATCCGCCGCCGCCGCCGCCAACGGCTTGCAGCGCTTGCAGGCGCGGAACCCCGCCTCGATGCAGGCGCCGGGTGTGGCATGGAACCGGCAGTTCTCGAACTTGGGCTTGCGCGCCGGGCAGCTCAGCCGGCAGAAGATACCGGTGGAGGTCACACCGACATAGGCGCGCCCCTCGTAAGCCGCGTCGCAGGTGATCAGCGCTTGGTACAGCGTCTGGGAATCAGGCAGGTCAAACATCATGAGGCGAGCATAGACCAGCCTGCCCGGTCAGTACGCCGGAGATCGGGCGTTTATTGTCACGAAGACGCGGGGTCAGCGGAGGCGCCGGTGCCCCGCCTCAGTTGACATACTCAACGCCGCTGCAGGACGTCGATCCCTGATTGCCCGAATTGCGTTGCGCGATCCCGGCCAGCAGATCCGCCTCGTTTTCGAAATGCAGGTTAAACGCCACCAGAGGCGCACCATTGGCATCAACCGGCATGGCGGCAGACAGGTTGCGGACCACAGTCTCCATCGCATGCTTCACCACCTCGTCCCGGTACAGGATCATGTCCCGGCTGCAGGTATCAGCTGCGCCGCGGCGCTCTTCTGCTGCAGCCCCCAGAACTTTGTCTTCGTCGAAATTCACGATCCGGCTGGCGACCTCATTCTTCTCGCTGCCTTTAACAACGTATTCATGCAGCACCTTCAGCGCCGGGATGGTCCCGCTGACGGTATGGCCGCCCTCTTTCAGTTCTTCCCCGATGCCGCTGACGGTTTTCCAGTCGAACCCGGTGAAATCCACCCCGATGACCACTTTCTGCTGCCACTGAGAGACATAGACCGCGTTGTTTTCCCTGCCCAGAAGCCTGCGTTCCTTGACCAGAACCAAGGCATTTGCGGAATAGGCCTCGGTTGTTTCCAGCGCGTTGATCAGCCGCGGCTCGGAAATGACCGGCGTCGTCCCGACCACGACCGGCTGTTTGCTCTGCAGGTAAAAATACACCCCCGCGGCGCCGGCAAAGGCGCACACGATCATCAGCAGAATTCTGTCCATGAATTTCTCCGTCCCCTCAGGCGGGAACGGCCGGCAGCCTGTTCCCGCGAAATACCTTGTTTTTTAATCTGGCAGTACGTTGGGTTGACGCAGGGTGCGCAGTCAACAGATTTGCCGCATGCGCAGGAAACATAGGCCGGCAGGTGTTGCGCAGCCGGCGTACGCCCCCTTCACGCGTTTCTCATTCCCCTGTGCCAGACTGCCTGCTGATCGCGATCACCCGCCATGGCCCCGCATATGGGCCATGATACAAGGCGCAGGCATCTGTGTGGCTGCCTGCGCAACACCCGGAGACCGGCCCCGATAATAAGGGGGTCGTTCAGGAACTCCTGTCCGAGCGGGCCCTGCGGGGTCTGTCCAACTCCCCCCGGCGGCGCCGCCATCCTTCACGGGATCAAGGCTGCACCAGAAAGACCGGCAACGGAATGGAACCGCCCAGGCGATACGCCCGGGCGGCTGTATCTGCTGCATGAAAAAGGCCGCCCCAAGGCGGCCTTTTGAAAACCGTTTGCTGCGGGCCTCAGTTCGGCCCCAGCGCCACCAGGCCTTTCAGAATGTCGATGGCATAGGCCAGCTGGTAATCCTCTTCGCGCAGCTCGGCGGCCTTTTCGGCCTTCTCGCGGTCGGCTTCGATCTGGCGGATCTCATCCTCGCTCAGGCTGTCATTGTTCAGGCGGCCGCGCAGATCGGCTTCGGAGCGCGAGCGGCGGGCCGGGCTGTCCTCGTCCTCTTCCGCAGCAGCTTTGCGGCGCGGCTGCTGAACCACGATGTCCGGGCTGACACCCAGCGCCTGGATCGAGCGGCCCGACGGCGTGTAATAGCGCGCGGTGGTCAGACGCATCGCGCCGTCGCCCTTCAGCGGCATCACCGTCTGCACCGATCCCTTGCCGAACGACTTGGTGCCGATGACGATAGCGCGGCGGTGGTCCTGCAGCGCACCGGCCACAATCTCCGAGGCCGAGGCCGAACCGCCATTGATCAGCACCACAATCGGCTTGCCCTCCGCCAGATCGCCCGGGGTTGCGTTGAACCGCTCGCCATCTTCGGGGTCGCGGCCGCGGGTCGAGACGATCTCGCCCGATTCCAGGAAGCTGTCCGCCACCTTGATCGCCTGGGTCAGCAGCCCGCCGGGGTTGTTGCGCAGGTCCAGAACGATGCCGTTCACATTGTCCTTGCCGCCGGCCTCCTCGATCTGTTTTTTCAGGCCCGACACCAGGTTGGTGGTGGTCTGGTCGTTGAAGGTGGTGATCCGCATCACCACGGTGTCGCCCTCGATGCGGCTGCGCACCGCGGTCAGCTTGATGGTGTCGCGGATGATCGAGACATCAAACGGCTCCGCCTCGCCTTCGCGCACCACGGTGATCACGATCTCGGACCCCACCGGCCCGCGCATCAGGGTCACCGCATCGTCCAGCGACAGGCCCAGCACGCTTTCGCCGTCCACATGAGTGATGAAATCGCCGGCTTCCATCCCGGCCTCATCCGCCGGGGTGCCGTCGATCGGGGAGACAACTTTGACAAAGCCCTCTTCCTGGGTGACTTCGATCCCCAGCCCGCCGAACTCGCCGCGGGTCTGCACCCGCATGCTGGCCGCGTCCTCCGGCGACAGGTAGCTGGAATGCGGATCCAGCGAGGTCAGCATGCCGGCGATTGCCGCCTCGATCAGCTCTTTCTCGTCAACTTCCTCGACATATTGCGCGCGGATGCGCTCGAAGATGTCGCCGAACAGGTCCAGCTGCTCATAGACATTGGCCTCGCCCGCGCCCTCCTGCGCCAGCAGAGGACCCGCGACATAGGTTGTTGCAACAATCCCTGCCAGCGTGCCGCCAATGGCCGCCATCGCAAATTTTTTCATCAAGCCTTCATCCACCTTTTCCAGTGCGGAACCATGTTTCCGGGTCCACCGGGCTGTTGTCCATTCTTACTTCTATATAGAGCGTTTCTGTCCGGTCAGTTCCACCCCCTTCACCGCTAAGTGACAGAATTGCATCCGGCTTGGGATTTTCTCCGCTCATCAATCCAACCGGCGTGCCCGCGGGGATCACCTGCCCCGCCTCGCCGAACACCTCGGCCAGGCCGGAGAGCACAAACAGGGTGTCCGGCTGCGGCTCCAGAATCACCACATTGCCCAGATCCAGAAGCGGCCCGCGGTAGCGGATGGTGGCGGCGGCCGGCGCCGTGACCAGGGCGCGGGGGCGGGCCGCAATCAGCAGGCCGGGGCGGGCAATGCCCGCCGCATCGCGCTCGCCGTAGCCGCGCAGCAGCAGCCCTTCGACCGGCAGCGGCAGGGTGCCGCGCAGCTCGGTGATGTCGGCGCTGGTCCCGGCGATGTCACCGCCGGCAATCTCGGCCAAACCATCGGCAAAGCCCGACAGCGTCTCGGTCGAGGAAATCAGGATCGCGGTGCGCACCGGATCGGCGGTGAACCGCTTGGGCAAGGTGGTGCGGTCGGCAATCGCGGTGGACAGCTGCACCCGCGCGGACTGCACGCCCGCCAGCCCTTCCTCCAGCGTCCTGGCCGCGTTCTGCTGCAGCAGCCGCAAGGACTGCACCTCGTCCAGATCCGCCTTCAGCGACTGCGCCCTGGCGTGCAGGGCGGGGGTCACCTCGGCCAGCATCATCGCCGAACGTGCCGCCCCCAGAGGTCCCGAAGGATGCACCATCAAAACCGGCGGCGGCGAGGTTTCAATGGTCTGGATTATGCCCAGAAGCCCCGAGACCTCCTCTTGCCGCGCCGCCAGCTGGGCGCTCAGCTGCGCCTCGCGCCGCGCCACCCGGCGCAAACCGTCGCGCATCGCCGCCAGCCCGGCCTCAAAGGCCTGCACGGTTGCGGTCAGCGCCTTCACCCGGTCGCGCGAGCTGCCGGCCTCCTGCAACTGCACCGAAGCCCCCTCCAGCTGCGCCGCCGCCGTGCGCGCGGCCCCGGCAGGGTCCGCCGCCGATTGCAGCGGCGCGGCCAGCAGGGCCAGCAGAAAAAGGCCCGCCCGCAGCGTCATGACAGCAGGCTCTCCCCGGTCATCTCGGCCGGTTTCTCCAGCCCCATCAGCTCCAGTATCGTCGGCGCCAGATCCGCCAGCCGCCCGTCGCGCAAGCGTGCCCCCTCCGGTCCGCCGACCAGCGCCACCGGCACCAGATTCAGCGTATGGGCGGTATGGGCGCCGCCGGTTTCCGGATCCACCATCACCTCGCAATTGCCATGGTCGGCGGTGACAATCATCGCGCCGCCCGCCTTTTCCAGCGCTTCCACCACCTGCGCCAGGCCGCGGTCCACCGCTTCGCAGGCCAGTATCGCCGCCTTCAGATCGCCGGTATGGCCGACCATATCCGGGTTGGCGTAATTGGTCACAATCAGGTCATAGCCCGCCGCGATTGCCTCAATGAACTTCTCCGTCACTTCCGGCGCGCTCATCTCCGGCTGCAAATCATAGGTCGCCACATTCGGCGACTTCGGCATGAATCTGTCTTCGCCCTCTTCCGGCTCTTCCTTGCCGCCGTTGAGGAAGAACGTCACATGCGGATATTTCTCGGTCTCCGCCAGCCGGAACTGGCGCTTGCCCTGTTTGGCCACCCAGGCCCCCAGCGTGTTGACGATTGCCGCCTTGGGATAGCAGGTGGTCATGTAATCGCTATGGCTGTCGGAATACTCCACCATGCCCAGCAATGCGGCCAGGTCCGGGCGGGGGCCGGTGTCGAATTCATCAAAGCCCGGCTCGCCAATCGCCCGCAGAATCTCCCGCGCGCGGTCGGCACGGAAGTTGAGGCAGAAAAACCCGTCGCCGTCTTTCACTCCGCCATAGCCTTGCAGCACGGTGGCGGCGATGAATTCATCGGTTTCCGACTGGTTATAGGCATGATCCACCGCACCGTGGGCATTCAGCCCCGGCCGCCCCTTGGCGTGGATCATCGCGTCATAGGCCTCGCTCACCCGGCCCCAGCGGTTGTCGCGGTCCATCGCGAAATAGCGCCCGGTGACGGTCGCAATCCGCGCGCCCTCCGGC
Coding sequences:
- a CDS encoding bifunctional transcriptional activator/DNA repair enzyme AdaA; translation: MMFDLPDSQTLYQALITCDAAYEGRAYVGVTSTGIFCRLSCPARKPKFENCRFHATPGACIEAGFRACKRCKPLAAAAADDPVVQGLLAKLEQRPAYRWGEGDLVRMGLDASTVRRAFKRHFGMTFLEMARQRRLREGFTALKAGEPVIAAQIDAGFESASAFRAAFAKLVGIAPGAFRKDALLLADWIDTPLGAMIAISCRHQLHLLEFADRKALPREVAKLQKAQPGGLGFGRPAPTEQIAEELRRYFAGEGAAFETPLALHGTAFEREVWRYLVTIPAGETRSYSQIARELGRVSAARAVARANGRNQLALAVPCHRVLSADGSLTGYGGGLWRKQRLIEIETSYKQRISA
- a CDS encoding S41 family peptidase, producing the protein MKKFAMAAIGGTLAGIVATTYVAGPLLAQEGAGEANVYEQLDLFGDIFERIRAQYVEEVDEKELIEAAIAGMLTSLDPHSSYLSPEDAASMRVQTRGEFGGLGIEVTQEEGFVKVVSPIDGTPADEAGMEAGDFITHVDGESVLGLSLDDAVTLMRGPVGSEIVITVVREGEAEPFDVSIIRDTIKLTAVRSRIEGDTVVMRITTFNDQTTTNLVSGLKKQIEEAGGKDNVNGIVLDLRNNPGGLLTQAIKVADSFLESGEIVSTRGRDPEDGERFNATPGDLAEGKPIVVLINGGSASASEIVAGALQDHRRAIVIGTKSFGKGSVQTVMPLKGDGAMRLTTARYYTPSGRSIQALGVSPDIVVQQPRRKAAAEEDEDSPARRSRSEADLRGRLNNDSLSEDEIRQIEADREKAEKAAELREEDYQLAYAIDILKGLVALGPN
- a CDS encoding murein hydrolase activator EnvC family protein translates to MTLRAGLFLLALLAAPLQSAADPAGAARTAAAQLEGASVQLQEAGSSRDRVKALTATVQAFEAGLAAMRDGLRRVARREAQLSAQLAARQEEVSGLLGIIQTIETSPPPVLMVHPSGPLGAARSAMMLAEVTPALHARAQSLKADLDEVQSLRLLQQNAARTLEEGLAGVQSARVQLSTAIADRTTLPKRFTADPVRTAILISSTETLSGFADGLAEIAGGDIAGTSADITELRGTLPLPVEGLLLRGYGERDAAGIARPGLLIAARPRALVTAPAAATIRYRGPLLDLGNVVILEPQPDTLFVLSGLAEVFGEAGQVIPAGTPVGLMSGENPKPDAILSLSGEGGGTDRTETLYIEVRMDNSPVDPETWFRTGKGG
- the gpmI gene encoding 2,3-bisphosphoglycerate-independent phosphoglycerate mutase; translated protein: MTAPKPVVLCILDGWGSGEPGKANAPYLAQTPAFDAILAKGPAARLITHGPDVGLPTGQMGNSEVGHTNIGAGRVVAMDLGQIDLAIEDGSFFENEALQAFIARLKDSGGAAHLMGLVSDGGVHGHINHILAAVKAVTEAGVPVWLHAITDGRDVAPKSAFRHFRRLEEKLPEGARIATVTGRYFAMDRDNRWGRVSEAYDAMIHAKGRPGLNAHGAVDHAYNQSETDEFIAATVLQGYGGVKDGDGFFCLNFRADRAREILRAIGEPGFDEFDTGPRPDLAALLGMVEYSDSHSDYMTTCYPKAAIVNTLGAWVAKQGKRQFRLAETEKYPHVTFFLNGGKEEPEEGEDRFMPKSPNVATYDLQPEMSAPEVTEKFIEAIAAGYDLIVTNYANPDMVGHTGDLKAAILACEAVDRGLAQVVEALEKAGGAMIVTADHGNCEVMVDPETGGAHTAHTLNLVPVALVGGPEGARLRDGRLADLAPTILELMGLEKPAEMTGESLLS